A single window of Bordetella genomosp. 11 DNA harbors:
- a CDS encoding ABC transporter permease, whose translation MKGFRYAVSIGALVLLALFLLYPLALVLNASLRVDGTGPFTLANYAGIFNSGYYIKSVSNSLIAAACATVGATAIGVPLAFCMARVDLPAKTLLFTLASLPLVLPSFVAAYALVLLFGHAGVITTALREIGVPIGPIYGLPGIIAVFSLTLYPYVLMPAMAGFKAIDISVEEAARNLGGSRWHVFRTVLLPVVMPAVLAGALLVFIETLENFGVPSVLAEDRPFLAVDIFKLFAGEADNNPAAAGALSVLLILCTALGLLAQRHYLGKRRFTTNARSAPPALPLSRGWRAVAICYSWGVVLLSLMPFIAVLGISFLRFRGPVLTWELGLGNYAGLLAGSYEPLYNTLILATVAALVATIIGAPIGYIVTRHRGRLSATLDMIGMVPFAVSGTVMGVGLILAFNNHPLVLTGGWLILVIAYVVRKLPFSVRSAAAIVHQIEPSLEEASINLGVSPFKTFVGLVVPLMAGGLVGGMVLVWITVASELSSTIVLYTSRWSTVTVRMYQLLEGTGAGLAAAAAAILIFFTAVPLLLLQLRMRRRDSPLM comes from the coding sequence ATGAAGGGCTTTCGCTATGCGGTGTCCATCGGCGCGCTGGTCCTGCTCGCGCTATTCCTTCTCTATCCCCTGGCGCTGGTGCTGAACGCCAGCCTGCGGGTGGACGGCACCGGGCCTTTTACACTGGCCAACTATGCGGGGATCTTCAATAGCGGCTATTACATCAAGAGTGTAAGCAACAGCCTGATCGCGGCGGCTTGTGCCACGGTGGGGGCCACCGCGATAGGCGTACCGCTGGCCTTCTGCATGGCCCGCGTGGACCTGCCCGCCAAGACCCTGCTCTTCACGCTGGCCTCGCTGCCGCTGGTGCTGCCTTCTTTCGTGGCCGCCTATGCGCTGGTGCTGCTGTTTGGCCATGCCGGTGTCATCACGACCGCGCTGCGCGAAATCGGCGTGCCGATCGGGCCCATCTACGGCTTGCCCGGCATCATCGCGGTGTTCTCGCTGACCCTCTACCCCTATGTGCTGATGCCGGCCATGGCCGGCTTCAAGGCCATCGATATTTCCGTCGAGGAAGCCGCCCGCAACCTGGGCGGTTCGCGCTGGCACGTCTTTCGCACCGTACTGCTGCCGGTGGTAATGCCGGCGGTACTGGCGGGCGCCCTGCTCGTTTTCATCGAAACCCTGGAGAATTTCGGCGTACCGTCCGTGCTGGCCGAGGACCGGCCTTTCCTGGCGGTCGACATCTTCAAGCTGTTCGCGGGCGAGGCGGACAACAACCCGGCCGCCGCCGGGGCCCTTAGCGTGCTGCTGATCCTGTGCACGGCACTCGGACTGCTGGCGCAGCGGCATTACCTGGGCAAGCGTCGCTTCACGACGAACGCGCGCAGCGCACCGCCGGCACTGCCGCTGTCGCGCGGCTGGCGCGCGGTGGCCATATGCTATAGCTGGGGTGTCGTGCTGCTGTCGCTGATGCCTTTCATCGCCGTACTGGGCATTTCTTTCCTGCGCTTCAGGGGGCCGGTGCTGACGTGGGAGCTGGGGCTGGGCAACTACGCGGGTTTGCTGGCCGGCTCGTACGAGCCGCTATACAACACCTTGATTTTGGCAACCGTGGCGGCCCTGGTGGCAACGATCATCGGCGCGCCCATCGGCTACATCGTCACGCGCCATCGCGGCCGGCTTTCCGCCACGCTGGATATGATAGGCATGGTGCCGTTCGCGGTGTCCGGTACCGTAATGGGCGTGGGGCTGATCCTGGCCTTCAACAACCACCCCCTGGTACTGACTGGCGGCTGGCTTATCCTGGTGATTGCCTACGTCGTGCGCAAGCTGCCGTTCAGCGTACGCTCGGCGGCCGCCATCGTGCACCAGATCGAACCCAGTCTCGAAGAAGCCTCCATCAATCTCGGCGTCTCCCCATTCAAGACCTTCGTCGGCCTGGTCGTGCCGTTGATGGCCGGCGGCCTGGTCGGCGGCATGGTACTGGTGTGGATCACGGTAGCTTCCGAACTGAGCTCGACCATCGTGCTCTACACCAGCCGCTGGTCCACCGTCACGGTGCGCATGTACCAGTTGCTGGAGGGCACCGGCGCCGGATTGGCGGCCGCGGCGGCCGCGATATTGATATTTTTTACCGCGGTCCCGCTGCTGCTGCTCCAACTGCGTATGCGACGGCGCGATAGCCCATTGATGTAG
- a CDS encoding XapX domain-containing protein, which produces MKVYLISLGAGILVGVIYSLLGVRSPAPPAIALVGLLGMLIGEQVLPPVKRMMAGEPVTTAWFRQECVPKITGNAPKAAASSDAGAADCDPPSRSQ; this is translated from the coding sequence ATGAAGGTGTATTTGATCTCGCTGGGCGCGGGTATATTGGTGGGCGTTATTTATTCGCTGCTCGGCGTGCGATCGCCGGCTCCGCCGGCAATCGCCCTGGTGGGCCTGCTGGGCATGTTGATCGGAGAGCAGGTCCTGCCGCCAGTAAAGCGGATGATGGCCGGGGAGCCGGTCACGACGGCCTGGTTCCGGCAGGAATGCGTGCCCAAGATTACGGGCAATGCACCCAAAGCCGCGGCGTCCTCGGACGCCGGCGCCGCCGACTGCGATCCACCGTCCAGGAGCCAATGA
- a CDS encoding YoaK family protein translates to MASTSQAPRTSQSAAADIPGWLLSFAAGYVDVVGFAALFGLFTAHVTGNFIMIGVQLIGASEGLLTKLLALPTFVLAVGCTRLLETALRRRELPVIAVLFFLEGALLAAFMVAGLVASPMSDPSAPLVVLCGLLGVAAMGVQNAMSRTILSDAGPTTIMTGNTTQIVIDAVDLPRATPEARAAIRRRMGKMLPAVIGFALGAIIGAFAFKLGSFWSVLLPTVLLLGLAVRLRRETQPS, encoded by the coding sequence ATGGCATCGACGTCCCAGGCGCCTCGAACCTCGCAATCGGCGGCGGCCGACATTCCGGGCTGGCTGCTATCGTTCGCCGCCGGCTACGTGGATGTCGTGGGCTTCGCGGCGCTGTTCGGCCTGTTCACGGCGCATGTGACGGGCAACTTCATCATGATCGGCGTGCAGCTTATCGGCGCGTCGGAGGGCCTGCTCACCAAGCTGTTGGCATTGCCGACCTTTGTCCTCGCGGTGGGCTGCACCCGTCTGCTCGAAACCGCGCTGCGCCGCCGGGAACTACCCGTCATTGCGGTGCTGTTTTTCCTCGAGGGTGCGCTGCTGGCGGCTTTCATGGTGGCAGGGCTGGTGGCCAGTCCCATGAGCGATCCCAGTGCGCCCCTGGTCGTCCTATGCGGCTTGCTGGGTGTGGCCGCAATGGGTGTGCAAAACGCGATGTCGCGCACCATTCTGTCCGATGCCGGTCCCACCACCATCATGACCGGTAATACGACACAGATCGTGATCGATGCGGTGGACCTGCCTCGCGCCACGCCCGAGGCCCGCGCCGCGATCCGGCGCAGGATGGGAAAGATGTTGCCGGCGGTGATCGGTTTCGCCCTGGGCGCCATCATCGGGGCGTTCGCGTTCAAGCTGGGCTCATTCTGGAGCGTACTGCTGCCCACCGTCCTCCTGCTCGGTCTGGCCGTACGGCTTCGCCGGGAAACGCAGCCGTCCTGA
- a CDS encoding pyridoxal-phosphate-dependent aminotransferase family protein yields MRLPGPTFVPERIRQATARPIVNHRGPEFRAMLADAEERLKPIFGTRNRILFFAASGSGMMEAAVVNIASAGTELLFVSHGQFGERFATIAQEIGARFDRLDMPWGSDIDIDAVAQRLREKTYRAVFVIHNESSTAITADLARLGALVRDTPTLLVTDSVSGLAGTEMKQDEWGVDVVVSASQKALMCPPGLGLASVSAKAWEVIDRGDHLPAFYWSFKRALASLEKGETPFTPAVPVVYGLLEALDMIHAEGLPRVLARHRRLSTALRDGAAAINLPIFGTGRNLSSTVVALSVPQALDGAAIVKALYERHRTVIAGSRNRLSGRVIRIGTMGDFDDDTILTDLAHLESVLADLGHAFTSGAGIAAARASLAASIQR; encoded by the coding sequence TTGCGCCTGCCCGGCCCCACCTTCGTACCCGAACGCATCCGGCAGGCTACCGCACGCCCCATCGTCAACCATCGCGGTCCGGAGTTCCGGGCGATGCTGGCCGATGCCGAGGAACGCCTCAAGCCCATCTTCGGCACGCGCAACCGCATTCTTTTTTTCGCCGCCTCCGGCAGCGGCATGATGGAAGCGGCGGTCGTCAATATCGCCAGCGCCGGCACGGAACTGCTGTTCGTTTCGCACGGCCAGTTCGGCGAACGCTTTGCCACGATCGCGCAGGAAATCGGCGCTCGCTTCGATCGGCTGGACATGCCATGGGGCAGCGACATCGACATCGACGCGGTGGCGCAGCGCCTGCGCGAAAAGACCTACCGCGCGGTATTCGTCATCCACAATGAAAGCTCGACCGCCATTACTGCCGACCTCGCGCGGCTCGGCGCCCTCGTGCGCGATACGCCGACGCTGCTCGTCACGGATTCGGTCAGCGGGCTGGCCGGCACGGAGATGAAACAGGATGAATGGGGCGTCGACGTCGTCGTGTCAGCATCGCAGAAAGCCTTGATGTGCCCGCCTGGCCTGGGCCTGGCCAGCGTCAGTGCCAAGGCCTGGGAGGTCATCGATCGCGGCGACCACCTTCCCGCCTTCTATTGGAGCTTCAAGCGCGCGCTGGCATCGCTGGAAAAAGGCGAAACGCCGTTCACGCCCGCCGTGCCCGTCGTCTATGGACTGCTCGAGGCCCTGGACATGATCCACGCCGAAGGGCTGCCCCGGGTACTGGCTCGTCACCGCCGCCTCTCGACAGCCCTGCGCGATGGCGCGGCCGCCATCAACCTTCCCATCTTCGGCACCGGCCGCAATCTGTCCAGCACCGTTGTCGCGCTTTCGGTGCCGCAGGCATTGGATGGCGCGGCGATCGTCAAGGCGCTGTACGAACGCCATCGAACGGTGATCGCCGGCTCGCGGAACCGACTGTCCGGGCGGGTTATCCGCATCGGCACGATGGGGGACTTCGACGATGACACGATCCTGACCGACCTGGCGCACCTGGAAAGCGTTCTTGCGGACCTGGGCCATGCATTCACCTCCGGTGCCGGCATCGCCGCGGCACGCGCCAGCCTTGCCGCATCCATTCAACGATAA
- a CDS encoding OPT family oligopeptide transporter, translating to MTDTSRIPDRVSLPELTVRGVILGALITVVFTASNVYLGLKVGLTFSSAIPAAVISMSVLRLFRDANILENNMVQTQASAAGTLSSVIFILPALVMMGHWQGFPFWLTLAVCAAGGMLGVMFTIPLRRVMVVQSDLPYPEGVAAAEILRVGATASADSQAGAGEAAAGTSGARRASGTGMADIATGGVVAAAVSFAAGGLRVLGDGVSIWFSAGAAIFRIPMGFSTALLGAGYLIGIVAGLAMLTGLIIAWGISVPVLTALHPMPADASAASYATGLWSSQVRFIGAGVIGVGAVWTLATLAAPMARGLKATFSSLGAAGAHGAGPAPRTDRDLPGFWIAAISLVMVVVLLLTFHAFLSGAPLVAGLTWRLVIYAVIFAFVFGLLVAAACGYMAGLVGSSTSPISGVGIVAIVLVSLLILAIGSRDGLLATESGRQLAIAVAIFTTSAVIAVASISNDNLQDLKTGWLVGATPWRQQVALLIGCVAGAVVISPVLDLLYNAYGFADAMPRAGMDPSQVLSAPQATLMLAIVRGIFTHQLNWGMIVIGMGIGIGLIVVDSILKRTCKVARMPVLAVGIGIYLPPTVSAPLVLGAVLAWLVGRALQRRRAAGRADDQAIAAAERRGVLIASGLIVGESLIGVVMAVVIGASGKEAPLAIVGPGFSSIASWLGLAVFLAVAWLFARRVVAAV from the coding sequence ATGACAGATACTTCCCGAATCCCCGATCGTGTCTCGCTTCCCGAATTGACCGTTCGCGGCGTCATACTCGGCGCGCTCATCACGGTCGTGTTCACGGCGTCGAACGTTTATCTGGGATTGAAGGTCGGCCTGACATTCTCTTCCGCCATCCCCGCCGCCGTGATTTCCATGTCGGTCTTGCGCCTGTTCCGCGATGCCAACATCCTGGAAAACAATATGGTGCAGACGCAGGCCTCGGCGGCGGGCACGTTGTCGTCCGTGATTTTCATCCTGCCCGCGCTGGTCATGATGGGCCACTGGCAAGGGTTCCCGTTCTGGCTCACCCTCGCCGTGTGCGCGGCGGGCGGCATGCTGGGTGTCATGTTCACAATCCCGCTGCGGCGCGTGATGGTGGTGCAGAGCGATCTGCCCTATCCCGAAGGCGTGGCGGCCGCGGAGATCCTGCGCGTGGGCGCGACTGCATCGGCGGACTCCCAGGCCGGTGCCGGCGAAGCGGCTGCCGGCACGTCCGGGGCGCGGCGCGCGTCCGGCACCGGCATGGCGGACATCGCCACCGGTGGGGTGGTGGCCGCGGCGGTCAGCTTCGCCGCCGGCGGGCTGCGCGTGCTGGGTGACGGCGTGAGCATCTGGTTCTCGGCCGGCGCGGCGATCTTTCGCATTCCCATGGGGTTTTCCACCGCCTTGCTGGGCGCGGGCTATTTGATCGGCATTGTCGCCGGGCTGGCGATGCTGACGGGGCTGATCATCGCCTGGGGAATCTCCGTGCCTGTATTGACGGCGCTGCATCCCATGCCGGCCGACGCCTCGGCGGCAAGCTACGCCACTGGCCTGTGGTCGTCGCAGGTGCGCTTCATCGGCGCAGGTGTGATCGGCGTGGGCGCCGTCTGGACGCTCGCCACGCTGGCCGCGCCGATGGCGCGCGGCCTGAAAGCGACCTTTTCCAGCTTGGGCGCGGCGGGAGCGCATGGCGCCGGACCGGCGCCACGCACGGACCGGGATCTGCCTGGCTTCTGGATCGCGGCGATCAGCCTGGTCATGGTGGTTGTACTGTTATTGACCTTTCATGCCTTCCTGTCCGGCGCGCCATTGGTGGCCGGGCTGACGTGGCGGCTGGTGATCTACGCCGTTATCTTCGCTTTTGTCTTCGGCCTGCTGGTCGCGGCCGCCTGCGGTTATATGGCGGGGCTGGTGGGGTCGTCGACCAGTCCCATTTCGGGCGTCGGCATTGTGGCCATCGTGCTGGTATCGCTGCTCATACTGGCCATCGGCAGCCGCGACGGCTTGCTTGCGACCGAGTCGGGCCGGCAGCTTGCCATCGCCGTGGCTATCTTCACGACTTCGGCGGTGATCGCGGTGGCCTCGATTTCTAACGATAACCTGCAGGATCTGAAGACGGGCTGGCTGGTGGGCGCCACGCCCTGGCGGCAGCAAGTCGCGTTGCTGATCGGCTGCGTGGCCGGCGCCGTCGTGATCTCGCCGGTGCTTGACCTGCTGTACAACGCCTATGGCTTCGCCGATGCCATGCCGCGCGCCGGCATGGATCCCTCGCAGGTTCTGTCCGCGCCCCAGGCCACGCTTATGCTGGCCATCGTGCGAGGCATTTTCACGCACCAGCTGAACTGGGGCATGATCGTGATTGGCATGGGTATCGGAATCGGCCTGATCGTAGTGGACAGCATTCTGAAACGCACCTGCAAGGTGGCGCGCATGCCGGTCCTGGCCGTGGGTATCGGCATCTACCTGCCGCCCACCGTCAGCGCGCCGCTGGTGCTCGGCGCCGTGCTCGCGTGGCTGGTCGGCCGCGCCCTGCAACGCCGCCGGGCCGCCGGCCGGGCGGACGATCAAGCCATTGCCGCCGCCGAACGCCGCGGCGTACTGATCGCCTCCGGGTTGATTGTCGGCGAAAGCCTGATAGGCGTCGTCATGGCGGTGGTGATCGGCGCCAGCGGCAAGGAGGCGCCGCTGGCCATCGTCGGCCCCGGTTTTTCGTCCATCGCTTCATGGCTGGGCCTGGCCGTGTTCCTGGCCGTGGCGTGGTTGTTCGCGCGACGTGTCGTGGCGGCCGTGTAG
- a CDS encoding ABC transporter ATP-binding protein, which translates to MTTIRIDELVCSYGAARAVDGISLTIGDGELFTLLGPSGCGKTTLLRSIAGFTDIASGSILLGETRIDRLPAHRRNIAMVFQNYAIFPNLTVADNVAYGLRARKVPAAAIEARVRKALERVRLANYGPRWPHQLSGGQLQRVAIARALVIEPAVLLFDEPLSNLDAQLRVEMRVEIRQLQKSLGLTAVYVTHDQEEALAISDRIAVLRDGRVEQVGSPEAIYQQPQTAFVAEFLGGTNMLPGVAGRFDGQTSEVAAGGTTISVQGKVAEPGGKVLLSIRPEALRLVDQAPGPLLRARLVLREFLGQIQRLHAALPDGTPIRISALGASLGGMAEGTPLTLAYDPAHIIAFPVS; encoded by the coding sequence ATGACGACCATACGGATTGACGAGCTGGTCTGCAGCTACGGCGCGGCGCGGGCGGTGGATGGCATCTCGCTGACCATCGGCGACGGAGAGCTATTCACGTTGCTCGGCCCTTCCGGCTGCGGCAAGACCACGCTGCTGCGCAGCATCGCGGGCTTCACCGATATCGCGTCCGGCAGCATCCTGCTGGGTGAAACGCGTATCGACCGCCTGCCTGCGCACCGGCGCAACATCGCGATGGTGTTCCAGAATTACGCCATCTTTCCCAACCTGACCGTGGCCGACAACGTGGCATACGGGCTGCGCGCGCGCAAGGTGCCGGCGGCCGCCATCGAGGCCCGCGTGCGCAAGGCGCTTGAACGGGTACGCCTGGCGAACTATGGCCCGCGCTGGCCCCATCAGCTGTCCGGCGGGCAATTGCAGCGTGTGGCCATCGCGCGCGCGCTGGTGATCGAACCCGCGGTGCTGTTGTTCGACGAGCCGCTATCCAACCTGGACGCCCAGCTACGCGTGGAGATGCGCGTCGAGATTCGCCAGTTGCAGAAATCGCTGGGCCTGACCGCGGTCTATGTCACCCACGATCAGGAAGAGGCGCTGGCCATTTCGGACCGCATCGCCGTACTGCGCGACGGCAGGGTCGAACAGGTGGGTTCGCCTGAAGCCATCTACCAGCAACCGCAAACGGCCTTCGTTGCGGAGTTCCTGGGAGGCACGAATATGCTGCCCGGCGTCGCCGGCCGCTTCGACGGCCAGACCAGCGAAGTCGCGGCGGGCGGCACGACGATATCGGTGCAGGGCAAAGTGGCGGAACCGGGCGGCAAAGTGCTGCTATCGATACGGCCCGAGGCGTTGCGGCTGGTGGACCAGGCGCCGGGGCCGCTGCTGCGTGCCAGGCTGGTGCTGCGCGAATTCCTGGGCCAGATCCAGCGGCTGCACGCCGCGCTGCCCGATGGCACGCCGATCCGGATCTCCGCGCTGGGCGCCTCGTTGGGCGGGATGGCCGAGGGCACGCCGCTGACCCTGGCCTACGACCCCGCCCACATCATTGCGTTTCCCGTCTCATGA
- a CDS encoding extracellular solute-binding protein encodes MKRLSACIAILALTAVGAAVPAMAASDHVVLYSANDDTVNKLVADGFKQSTGLTVNVISTGSGVLFRRIASEQGNPQADVVWGVSAALLKQNSKYFQPYAVQGRDVVPAPYRDPDNLWVGTNIQVVTINRNSKAIPDKDAPKRWEDLLDAKWKGRIAYTDPANSGFSYAAATALLQAWGDNDAAWQKFGKLVANAKVLNRSTLVFDGNGSGEYPLGISLEYAGFLWAHNGAPVAVGYPADGTVALAEGAAIIKGGPDPDNARKLIDYLASKPTQEMLLKATFRRPARQDIDLSVAGNMPPFSAIKVLPYDDAKWESTRAETLRRLKTTIQETR; translated from the coding sequence ATGAAACGCCTGTCCGCCTGTATTGCGATACTGGCCCTGACCGCCGTCGGCGCAGCCGTGCCCGCGATGGCCGCGTCCGACCATGTGGTGCTGTACTCGGCCAATGACGACACCGTCAACAAATTGGTGGCCGACGGTTTCAAGCAGTCCACCGGGCTGACGGTGAACGTGATTTCCACCGGATCCGGCGTGCTGTTTCGCCGTATCGCCTCCGAGCAGGGCAATCCGCAGGCCGATGTGGTGTGGGGCGTCAGCGCCGCCCTGCTCAAGCAAAACAGCAAGTATTTCCAGCCTTACGCCGTGCAGGGACGCGACGTCGTTCCCGCGCCTTATCGCGATCCCGACAATCTGTGGGTCGGTACCAATATCCAGGTCGTCACCATCAACCGGAACAGCAAGGCCATTCCCGATAAGGACGCGCCCAAGCGCTGGGAAGATCTGCTCGACGCCAAATGGAAAGGCCGCATCGCCTATACCGATCCCGCCAATTCCGGGTTTTCCTATGCGGCGGCCACGGCCCTGCTCCAGGCCTGGGGCGACAACGATGCGGCCTGGCAGAAATTCGGCAAGCTGGTCGCCAATGCCAAGGTCCTGAACCGCTCGACCCTGGTGTTCGACGGCAATGGCAGCGGCGAGTATCCGCTGGGAATTTCCCTGGAATACGCGGGTTTCCTCTGGGCGCACAACGGCGCGCCGGTCGCGGTTGGCTATCCCGCCGACGGCACGGTCGCCCTGGCCGAAGGCGCGGCCATCATCAAAGGCGGCCCGGACCCGGACAACGCCCGGAAGCTGATCGACTACCTGGCCAGCAAGCCCACCCAGGAAATGCTGCTGAAGGCCACCTTCCGCCGCCCCGCCAGACAGGACATCGACTTGAGCGTGGCAGGCAATATGCCGCCCTTCAGCGCTATCAAGGTGCTGCCCTACGACGATGCCAAGTGGGAATCCACCCGCGCCGAGACCCTGCGCCGCCTGAAGACGACCATCCAGGAAACGCGCTGA
- a CDS encoding threonine aldolase family protein, which produces MNDSPPKVTLNFRSDNVGTASPEILRAVEAANRDPAASYGDDDYSAAVNDAFSALFEAPVTVFPVATGTAANALSLACCARPWGAIYCHQEAHVHTSEGGATEFYSGGAKLVALPGENYKLPAATLRDALAAAERGIRNRSQPDAVTITQASEYGTVYRREEIAAIGALAREAGIRFHMDGARFANALATLGCSPAEMTWRAGVDILSFGVTKNGGMNADAIVVFDADLVEPLSYRLRRAGQTWSKMRFASAQLLAYVQDDLYLRLARHSNAIAARIGQELAALPGVELAAPVDGNMLFLRLPDPAIQAIAAAGARFGRRRGGVIRLVTRFDMDEAEAATLVDIVRRALP; this is translated from the coding sequence GTGAACGATTCCCCACCCAAGGTCACGCTGAATTTCCGTAGCGACAACGTCGGTACGGCAAGCCCGGAAATTTTGCGCGCCGTCGAGGCCGCCAATCGCGATCCCGCCGCCTCCTACGGCGACGACGACTACAGCGCGGCCGTCAACGATGCCTTTTCGGCGCTGTTCGAAGCGCCGGTCACGGTGTTTCCGGTCGCCACCGGCACGGCGGCCAACGCCTTATCCCTGGCCTGCTGCGCACGCCCGTGGGGAGCGATCTACTGTCATCAGGAAGCGCACGTTCATACATCGGAAGGCGGCGCCACGGAGTTCTATAGCGGCGGCGCGAAGCTGGTGGCGCTGCCCGGCGAAAATTACAAACTGCCGGCGGCAACCCTGCGGGATGCCCTGGCGGCCGCCGAGCGCGGTATACGCAACCGGTCCCAGCCCGACGCGGTCACGATCACCCAGGCCAGCGAATACGGAACGGTGTATCGCCGCGAAGAGATCGCCGCGATCGGCGCGCTGGCCCGCGAAGCCGGAATCCGATTCCACATGGATGGCGCGCGCTTCGCCAACGCACTCGCCACGCTGGGATGCAGCCCGGCCGAAATGACGTGGCGCGCCGGCGTCGATATCCTTTCCTTCGGTGTCACCAAGAATGGCGGCATGAATGCCGACGCCATCGTCGTATTCGATGCGGACCTGGTGGAGCCCCTGTCCTATCGCTTGCGCCGCGCCGGCCAGACCTGGTCGAAAATGCGCTTCGCCTCGGCCCAATTGCTGGCTTACGTGCAAGACGACCTGTATCTGCGCCTGGCCCGGCATTCGAACGCCATCGCAGCGCGCATCGGACAGGAATTGGCCGCATTGCCAGGCGTGGAACTGGCCGCCCCGGTCGACGGCAACATGTTGTTCCTGCGCCTGCCCGACCCCGCCATCCAGGCGATCGCGGCCGCCGGCGCACGCTTCGGCCGCCGCCGGGGCGGCGTGATCCGGTTGGTCACGCGCTTCGATATGGACGAGGCGGAGGCTGCCACGCTGGTCGATATCGTGCGACGCGCCCTGCCCTGA
- a CDS encoding D-alanyl-D-alanine carboxypeptidase family protein: protein MGAARAAAPAATPAAGSAAATQPAAAGQGAATPAPPAPEAPTPDARSWLLLDATSGQVIASQNPDERVEPASLTKIMTSYLIFQALRDKTLDLNQQVTISTNAWKVAPGSSKMFLEPGMHVSIDDLLSGLLIQSGNDAAVALAEAAAGSEGAFVQRMNEMAERMGLKSTHFNSPHGLPDPQTYSTARDLATLTARVIHDFPDLYVRYDHVKSFRFNNITQPNRNRLLWSDPSVDGGKTGHTEAAGYCMIASAVRPGATGQRRLIAVVMGTPSDKARTTTTAMLLNWGFQNFETVKLYAKGQSVGNSRVWKGQQSQVLAGFDRDIYATVPRAWVPRLQKVITQQGPLVAPLALDSQIGTVDLQVDGRTIQSYPVLALQPVERGGMLSRGWDSMRLWVYGLMNEQPPA, encoded by the coding sequence ATGGGCGCTGCCCGGGCCGCCGCTCCCGCCGCCACGCCCGCCGCGGGTTCCGCCGCCGCGACGCAGCCCGCCGCTGCCGGACAGGGCGCAGCCACTCCCGCACCGCCCGCGCCGGAAGCGCCGACACCCGATGCCAGGTCGTGGCTGCTGCTGGACGCCACCAGCGGCCAGGTCATCGCATCGCAAAATCCGGACGAACGCGTAGAGCCCGCTTCGCTGACCAAGATCATGACGTCCTATCTGATCTTCCAGGCGCTGCGCGACAAGACGCTGGATCTCAATCAGCAGGTGACCATCTCCACGAACGCATGGAAGGTGGCACCGGGCAGCTCCAAGATGTTCCTGGAACCGGGCATGCATGTCAGCATCGACGACTTGCTGTCGGGCCTGCTGATCCAATCGGGCAACGATGCGGCCGTCGCGCTGGCCGAGGCCGCCGCGGGGTCTGAAGGCGCCTTCGTTCAGCGCATGAATGAAATGGCCGAACGCATGGGGCTGAAATCCACCCATTTCAACAGCCCGCACGGCCTGCCCGATCCACAGACATATTCCACCGCGCGCGATCTCGCAACGCTGACCGCCCGCGTGATCCACGACTTCCCCGATCTTTACGTGCGCTACGATCACGTGAAGTCGTTCCGCTTCAATAACATCACGCAGCCCAACCGCAACCGCCTGCTGTGGAGCGATCCATCGGTGGATGGCGGCAAGACCGGCCATACCGAGGCGGCGGGCTATTGCATGATCGCTTCGGCCGTACGTCCGGGCGCTACCGGCCAGCGGCGGCTCATCGCCGTCGTCATGGGCACGCCCTCCGACAAGGCCCGCACGACAACGACAGCGATGCTCTTGAACTGGGGGTTCCAGAACTTCGAAACCGTCAAGCTTTACGCCAAGGGGCAGTCGGTCGGCAATTCGAGGGTCTGGAAAGGCCAGCAATCGCAGGTGCTGGCGGGCTTCGACCGCGACATCTACGCCACGGTTCCACGCGCCTGGGTGCCCCGCCTGCAGAAAGTCATCACGCAACAGGGGCCGCTGGTCGCGCCGCTTGCGCTGGACAGCCAGATCGGCACCGTCGACTTGCAGGTCGACGGCCGCACCATCCAGAGCTATCCCGTCCTGGCCCTGCAGCCAGTGGAGCGAGGCGGCATGCTGTCGCGCGGCTGGGACAGCATGCGACTGTGGGTGTATGGACTGATGAACGAGCAGCCCCCGGCGTGA